In Hypomesus transpacificus isolate Combined female unplaced genomic scaffold, fHypTra1 scaffold_105, whole genome shotgun sequence, a genomic segment contains:
- the LOC124487871 gene encoding zinc finger MYM-type protein 1-like, protein MLVGTLVSLLQVFQCSHLKRGSDWKKATNKDGGFVGHAKSESHCNAMLAWAEYNKVTAGECSLSASLNAEYNKLVRENREYIKTVGETLLLTATQNIGQRAHNETEGQNKGNFLSIMELLAKHDQTVKRKMTCQRNATYLGHNTQNEMIDCLAEMVRSSIITEVKQSEVFSIMVDETKDISKKEQMSFLVRYYYNGSICESCLTFEAAERLNAAALSQKIIEILQKYGLDYRNHLVGQAYDGASVMSGKNRGVQARIKSDAPLAFYVHCNAHCLNLVLVDSVKCIPKAYCFFSLLQKLYVFVSGSYVHQRWLEVQREMFQGPPRELQRLIEIRWACRYKACKTVKDRLPAIMRLLKDISEERNGDRAVEARGLLAQIDLKFVGLLVTLTNVFGEINHLSDV, encoded by the coding sequence ATGCTTGTCGGCACTTTAGTCTCCCTTCTTCAGGTATTTCAGTGTTCACATCTGAAGAGGGGTTCAGATTGGAAAAAAGCAACTAACAAAGATGGGGGTTTTGTTGGCCATGCAAAATCTGAATCACACTGTAATGCTATGTTAGCATGGGCAGAATATAACAAGGTGACTGCAGGCGAatgctctctctcagcctcattAAATGCAGAGTATAATAAATTAGTGAGGGAAAATAGAGAATACATAAAAACTGTTGGAGAAACCTTGCTCCTCACAGCCACGCAAAACATTGGACAGAGAGCACATAATGAAACAGAAGGTCAGAACAAAGGAAActttctttctatcatggaACTGCTAGCAAAGCATGATCAAACAGTCAAAAGAAAAATGACATGTCAAAGAAATGCTACATACCTTGGTCATAATACACAAAACGAAATGATTGATTGCCTAGCTGAAATGGTCCGTTCCTCAATAATTACTGAAGTTAAACAAAGTGAGGTTTTCAGTATTATGGTTGATGAGACCAAAGACATTAGCAAAAAGGAACAGATGTCTTTTTTAGTGCGTTATTATTACAATGGGTCAATATGTGAAAGTTGTCTCACCTTTGAGGCAGCAGAACGCCTCAATGCTGCAGCACTTTCACAGAAAATTATAGAAATACTACAGAAGTATGGCCTTGACTACAGAAACCATCTAGTTGGGCAAGCATATGACGGTGCCTCTGTTATGAGTGGGAAGAACAGAGGTGTGCAAGCACGCATCAAGTCAGATGCCCCCTTAGCTTTTTATGTTCACTGCAATGCACACTGCTTGAATTTAGTATTAGTTGACAGTGTGAAATGCATCCCTAAAGCCTattgtttcttttctcttttgcagaaactgtatgtttttgtgtctgGGTCATATGTGCACCAAAGGTGGTTAGAGGTACAGAGGGAGATGTTTCAGGGGCCCCCGAGAGAGTTGCAAAGGCTGATAGAGATACGGTGGGCATGTAGGTACAAAGCTTGCAAGACAGTGAAGGACAGACTGCCAGCTATCATGCGTCTACTAAAAGACATTTCTGAAGAAAGAAATGGTGACAGAGCTGTAGAGGCAAGAGGTTTATTGGCCCAAATAGATCTGAAGTTTGTTGGACTCCTTGTTACATTAACCAATGTCTTTGGTGAAATAAATCATCTATCAGATGTTTAA
- the LOC124487866 gene encoding uncharacterized protein LOC124487866, which translates to MLSQKPLPDLAPVLSAAAMPPRSAPSPATSARGTRYWFADKPQWMEMLPQLFCNILPAFLTHKKSICKTVMDELCRTGRSATDMANQRNEALHLRYERAHLAYLLTVQNVQDGDSGLYGQKTITGTMRKDNTPDPFGTYDSTDGWCGVAISPRYLVDCLVHEYHRKEKTLTLVLQGTFGQVIRADHTRKVARKVVLSSGTMSSYSVMNENWMILSWVMLQSESDRSLEPMYEGLSHRYDSAGLPKAKYQWVDRDCCADFRIPNLDPQEHLHWDSWKTTEALVTEATSGNLTNSCASRGKYSSDITVKLDLFHCMRRFSRECVSEHHTLHSTFCRFLSAAFCVVDQTDLQRLTEAYAFCGIRPANPTKQHIREHCRTKVPQPTELLERVESVLKQFFLETDPNGVYLFKPSMLKLWRLQRVHILPQRHRGEIWPAVCGARLSPCASGLVQEHVPGG; encoded by the exons ATGCTATCTCAAAAG CCTCTCCCCGACCTGGCTCCTGTGCTGTCTGCAGCCGCCATGCCACCGCgctctgctccatctcctgccaCGTCTGCGAGAGGTACGAGGTACTGGTTTGCTGACAAACCCCAGTGGATGGAAATGCTGCCACAACTCTTCTGCAACATCCTGCCAGCATTCCTCACCCACAAAAAATCCATCTGCAAAACAGTAATGGATGAGCTATGTCGCACAGGGAGGTCGGCCACAGACATGGCAAATCAGCGGAATGAGGCTCTGCACCTACGATACGAGAGGGCACACCTTGCTTATCTGTTGACTGTGCAGAATGTGCAAGATGGTGACTCCGGCCTGTATGGGCAGAAGACCATAACAGGCACCATGCGGAAGGACAACACCCCTGATCCCTTTGGTACCTACGACTCGACCGATGGCTGGTGTGGGGTAGCCATCAGTCCCCGCTACCTAGTAGACTGCCTCGTACATGAGTACCACCGTAAGGAGAAGACCCTCACTCTTGTCCTGCAAGGCACTTTTGGGCAGGTCATTCGAGCTGACCACACTCGGAAGGTGGCCCGGAAGGTGGTGCTCTCATCGGGAACCATGTCCTCGTACTCCGTGATGAACGAGAACTGGATGATCCTGTCCTGGGTGATGCTTCAGTCAGAGAGTGACCGGTCGCTGGAACCCATGTACGAGGGGCTGTCTCATCGCTACGACTCAGCTGGACTGCCGAAGGCAAAGTACCAGTGGGTGGACAG GGACTGCTGTGCTGATTTCCGGATCCCAAACCTTGACCCCCAGGAGCACCTCCACTGGGATTCATGGAAAACCACGGAAGCTTTAGTGACGGAGGCAACATCTGGGAACCTGACTAACTCATGTGCCTCCCGGGGAAAGTACAGCAGCGACATCACTGTCAAACTGGACCTTTTCCATTGCATGCGGCGGTTCTCCAGGGAGTGCGTGTCAGAGCACCATACACTCCACAGCACTTTCTGCCGGTTCCTCAGTGCCGCATTTTGTGTGGTGGACCAGACCGACCTGCAGAGGCTGACGGAGGCATACGCCTTCTGTGGGATCAGGCCTGCCAATCCCACAAAGCAGCATATCCGGGAACACTGCCGGACCAAG GTACCACAACCtacagagctgctggagagagtggagagcgtCCTCAAGCAGTTCTTCCTAGAGACAGATCCCAATGGTGTCTACCTCTTCAAGCCGTCCATGCTGAAGCTGTGGAGACTACAGAGGGTGCACATCCtgccacagagacacaggggagagatTTGGCCTGCAGTATGTGGAGCCAGGCTGTCACcctgtgcctctggactggttcAAGAACACGTCCCAGGAGGCTGA